A section of the Mycolicibacterium anyangense genome encodes:
- a CDS encoding alpha/beta fold hydrolase, which yields MASTTSGAQTVQFHGDQGLTLVGEEWNRSGAGDRPTILMLHGGGQNRFSWKNTGQVLADRGFHVVALDARGHGDSDRAPNGVYTVDALCNDVLAVLEQIGRPVVLIGASMGGLTGIMVAKLAGPEEVTKLVLVDVVPRIEEKGTSRIRDFMAAHVHGFENLEQAADAIAAYLPHRPRPTNLEGLKKNLRHREGRWFWHWDPAFLEPVEGAEFLRVEQLEQAAADLGVPILLIRGKLSDVVSMEGVTAFLAKVPHAEFVELSDAGHTAAGDDNDAFSDAVVAFVTR from the coding sequence GTGGCCAGCACGACCAGCGGCGCGCAGACCGTGCAGTTCCACGGCGATCAGGGGTTGACTCTGGTCGGCGAAGAGTGGAATCGCTCCGGCGCCGGTGATCGGCCGACGATACTGATGCTGCACGGCGGCGGGCAGAACCGGTTCTCCTGGAAGAACACCGGCCAGGTGCTGGCCGACCGGGGTTTCCATGTGGTTGCACTCGACGCCCGCGGCCACGGGGACAGCGACCGCGCACCCAACGGCGTCTATACCGTGGACGCGCTGTGCAACGACGTACTGGCCGTGCTCGAGCAGATCGGCAGGCCGGTGGTGCTGATCGGAGCCAGCATGGGCGGGCTCACCGGCATCATGGTGGCCAAGCTGGCCGGACCGGAGGAGGTCACCAAGCTGGTTCTGGTCGACGTGGTCCCGCGGATCGAGGAAAAGGGAACCTCGCGCATCCGCGACTTCATGGCCGCGCATGTGCACGGCTTCGAGAACCTGGAACAGGCGGCCGACGCCATCGCCGCTTACCTTCCGCACCGCCCGCGGCCGACCAATCTGGAGGGTCTCAAGAAGAACCTGCGGCATCGCGAGGGTCGCTGGTTCTGGCATTGGGATCCGGCGTTCCTCGAGCCGGTCGAAGGTGCGGAATTCCTGCGCGTCGAGCAACTCGAGCAGGCAGCCGCCGACCTGGGCGTCCCGATCCTGCTGATCCGCGGCAAGCTCTCCGATGTCGTGAGTATGGAGGGGGTTACGGCGTTTTTGGCCAAGGTGCCGCACGCGGAGTTCGTCGAGCTGTCCGACGCCGGACACACCGCCGCCGGTGATGACAACGACGCCTTCTCCGACGCCGTCGTCGCGTTCGTCACCCGCTGA
- a CDS encoding TetR/AcrR family transcriptional regulator yields MERAKVAAKAMRDAKRKMPTERHDELLRQAVQISRTDGLGAVTLRKVATDLGVTPGLVSHYFSSAEQLITAVFRAAAVEDLDTARTLMAGQTTATDGINALMDYTLDESSMDASALWLEAWSLGRTNPALAAAAATLTDQWLDSIAEVVRAGNGNGEFSVADPDVTARRLLTMIDGLGAQMVVRAVDSRELKHIARSYVAAELHLPVSG; encoded by the coding sequence ATGGAAAGGGCGAAAGTGGCCGCGAAGGCGATGCGAGACGCCAAACGCAAGATGCCGACCGAACGCCATGACGAGCTACTCCGTCAGGCGGTGCAGATCAGCCGCACCGACGGCCTCGGCGCCGTCACGCTGCGCAAGGTCGCCACCGACCTCGGCGTGACGCCGGGCCTGGTCAGCCATTATTTCTCGTCGGCCGAGCAGCTGATCACCGCGGTGTTCCGGGCCGCTGCCGTCGAGGACCTCGATACCGCGCGCACGCTGATGGCCGGCCAAACCACCGCGACAGACGGCATCAACGCACTGATGGACTACACCCTCGACGAGTCCAGCATGGACGCCAGCGCACTGTGGCTCGAGGCGTGGAGTCTGGGCCGGACCAACCCGGCGCTGGCGGCAGCGGCGGCCACGCTGACCGACCAGTGGCTGGACAGCATCGCCGAGGTGGTGCGGGCAGGCAACGGTAACGGGGAGTTCAGCGTCGCCGACCCCGACGTCACCGCCCGGCGGCTGCTGACGATGATCGACGGGCTCGGCGCGCAGATGGTGGTGCGCGCGGTGGACTCCCGGGAGCTCAAGCACATCGCCCGCTCCTATGTTGCCGCCGAGTTACACCTGCCGGTCAGCGGGTGA
- a CDS encoding purine-cytosine permease family protein produces MALDTTTDRPGAIEAAGVEYLPERARDSSPGNLCAVFLGANLTWTNVVFGAFAILFGLSFWQTLTSMAVGTAIGTLAVLPTAVIGPRTGTNMTVSSGAFFGIRGRFIGSFLALAIALGFAAVTVWTSGDALVAAAHRIFALPETNVVRGIGYAIVAALMVTVALYGHATIVAMQKIVVPVVGALMVAGVFAFAAGFSPGASSGEYALGSFWPTWTLCAVLFAAAPVSYGPTIGDYTRRISPIRFSDKQISLALGAGMFVGVLLPSMFGAYTALSFTNPTDSYLDDLVTAAPAWYVLPIVVISVLGGLSQGVLCIYASGLDLEGLAPQLKRTQTTIITAAVAIALLYVGVFVFDAVGSVTAMTVVLNAVITPWVAVLAVGALRSRTVGYDPVDLQAFAHGRRGGRYWFTRGWNIPAVAAWAAGSLFGVLAVNTTLYVGPLADIAAGVDLSTVGSAVLAVVVYLVVGAALGHRGEQSAMGQPLVEIA; encoded by the coding sequence ATGGCCCTGGACACCACCACCGACCGGCCGGGCGCCATCGAGGCCGCCGGCGTCGAGTACCTGCCTGAGCGGGCCAGGGACTCCAGCCCGGGCAACCTGTGCGCGGTCTTCCTCGGCGCCAACCTCACCTGGACCAACGTGGTGTTCGGGGCGTTCGCCATCCTGTTCGGCTTGAGCTTCTGGCAGACGCTGACGTCCATGGCGGTGGGCACCGCCATCGGCACACTGGCCGTGCTGCCGACCGCGGTCATCGGCCCGCGCACCGGCACCAACATGACCGTGTCCAGCGGTGCCTTCTTCGGCATCCGCGGCCGGTTCATCGGCTCCTTCCTGGCGTTGGCCATCGCCCTCGGATTCGCCGCGGTGACGGTGTGGACCAGCGGCGACGCCCTGGTGGCGGCCGCCCACCGGATCTTCGCGCTGCCCGAGACCAATGTGGTGCGCGGCATCGGGTATGCGATCGTGGCCGCGCTGATGGTCACCGTCGCGCTCTACGGCCACGCCACCATCGTGGCGATGCAGAAGATCGTGGTCCCGGTTGTCGGTGCGCTGATGGTCGCCGGGGTCTTCGCCTTCGCCGCCGGATTCAGTCCGGGCGCGAGCTCGGGCGAGTACGCGCTCGGCAGCTTCTGGCCGACCTGGACATTGTGCGCGGTACTGTTCGCCGCCGCACCGGTCTCCTACGGCCCCACCATCGGTGACTACACCCGGCGCATCTCCCCAATCCGGTTCAGCGACAAGCAGATCAGCCTGGCCCTCGGTGCGGGCATGTTCGTCGGTGTGCTGCTGCCCAGCATGTTCGGCGCTTACACGGCGCTGAGTTTCACCAACCCTACCGACTCCTACCTCGACGACCTGGTGACCGCGGCTCCGGCGTGGTACGTACTGCCGATCGTGGTGATCTCGGTACTGGGCGGGCTGAGCCAGGGTGTGCTGTGCATCTACGCCAGCGGGCTGGACCTGGAAGGTCTTGCGCCGCAATTGAAACGGACGCAAACCACTATCATCACCGCGGCGGTGGCCATCGCGTTGCTCTACGTGGGGGTGTTCGTTTTCGACGCCGTCGGTTCGGTCACCGCGATGACGGTGGTGCTCAACGCGGTCATCACACCGTGGGTGGCGGTGCTGGCGGTCGGCGCGCTGCGCAGCCGCACAGTCGGCTACGACCCGGTGGACCTGCAGGCCTTCGCGCACGGTCGCCGCGGCGGCCGGTACTGGTTCACCCGCGGCTGGAATATCCCGGCGGTGGCTGCATGGGCGGCGGGTTCGCTGTTCGGTGTGCTGGCCGTCAACACGACGCTCTACGTCGGACCGCTGGCCGATATCGCTGCGGGAGTCGACCTGAGCACTGTGGGTTCTGCGGTTCTGGCGGTGGTCGTCTACCTGGTGGTCGGCGCGGCGCTAGGCCACCGGGGTGAGCAGTCGGCGATGGGCCAGCCACTCGTCGAGATTGCGTAA
- a CDS encoding 2-hydroxyacid dehydrogenase: MTVLLVGSPEPSLAAELSRREPLSSYPLPDSPAVTVILSCGGPVDADLIAGLPNLEAIVNFGAGVDAIDLAAARARGIAVSNTPDVLTDTVADTAVGLLIDTMRGLSAADRYVRAGHWPVRGPLRYARDVSGSRVGILGLGRIGSAIATRLAAFDCTIAYHNRRPVPGSPYRYAAAPADLAGSVDVLVVATAGGPETARLVDRAVLEALGPQGFLVNIARGGVVDEDALVELLTNGGLAGAGLDVFAHEPQVPAALLALDNVVLLPHVGSNTARARTAMARLALRNLDEWLAHRRLLTPVA; the protein is encoded by the coding sequence ATGACCGTCCTGCTCGTCGGCAGCCCCGAGCCCTCGCTGGCTGCCGAGCTGTCCCGGCGTGAGCCGCTGTCGTCGTACCCGCTGCCGGACTCACCGGCCGTCACGGTGATCCTGTCCTGCGGTGGCCCAGTGGACGCCGACCTCATCGCGGGACTGCCGAACCTCGAGGCGATCGTGAACTTCGGTGCCGGGGTGGACGCCATCGACCTGGCCGCCGCTCGTGCCAGGGGGATCGCGGTGAGCAACACCCCCGACGTGCTGACCGACACCGTGGCCGACACCGCCGTCGGGCTGCTCATCGACACGATGCGCGGATTGTCGGCGGCCGACCGCTATGTGCGGGCCGGTCACTGGCCGGTCCGCGGCCCCTTGCGGTACGCCCGCGATGTCAGCGGCAGCCGGGTCGGCATCCTGGGGCTGGGCCGGATCGGCTCCGCGATCGCCACCCGGCTGGCCGCCTTCGACTGCACGATCGCCTACCACAACCGGCGACCGGTGCCCGGCAGTCCGTACCGCTATGCGGCGGCGCCCGCGGATCTGGCCGGTTCGGTGGACGTGCTGGTCGTGGCTACCGCAGGCGGCCCGGAGACGGCGCGCCTGGTGGACCGTGCCGTCCTGGAAGCGTTGGGACCGCAGGGCTTTCTGGTCAACATCGCCCGCGGCGGCGTGGTGGACGAGGACGCTCTGGTCGAGCTGCTCACCAATGGGGGACTGGCCGGTGCCGGGTTGGACGTCTTTGCCCACGAACCGCAGGTGCCGGCCGCGCTGCTGGCGCTGGACAATGTGGTGTTGCTCCCGCATGTCGGGAGCAACACCGCTCGTGCACGAACCGCGATGGCGCGCTTGGCGTTACGCAATCTCGACGAGTGGCTGGCCCATCGCCGACTGCTCACCCCGGTGGCCTAG
- a CDS encoding helix-turn-helix domain-containing protein produces the protein MTNRDIAERLVVSTRTVEGHVYRMFAKLNITDREGLAALIRGND, from the coding sequence ATGACCAATCGCGACATCGCCGAGCGGCTGGTCGTGTCCACCCGGACCGTCGAGGGGCACGTCTACCGAATGTTCGCCAAACTCAACATCACTGACCGCGAGGGGTTGGCCGCGCTGATCCGTGGTAACGATTGA
- a CDS encoding guanylate cyclase: protein MSLTQALNETRTGDVWLFRGGSGPDRAIQTLTNAPINHVGMTVAIDDLPPLMWHAELGQKLTDMWTGTNHRGVQLNDAREAVEQWLFHYDQRCWLRQLSPHASREQEDRLLKVIARMDGTPFPSTARLAGRWIRGQVPTVSDWTRGIPFLHKKVRESAERRKAAKRESGLETAYCAETVAITYEEMGLLRTEKNENWFDPGRFWSGDTLPLIDGYRLGDEIEVVAG, encoded by the coding sequence GTGTCGCTGACTCAGGCGCTCAACGAGACCCGCACCGGCGATGTGTGGCTGTTTCGCGGCGGGTCCGGGCCGGACCGGGCGATCCAGACCCTGACCAACGCCCCGATCAACCACGTCGGGATGACGGTGGCGATCGACGACCTGCCGCCGCTGATGTGGCATGCCGAACTCGGCCAGAAACTCACCGACATGTGGACCGGGACCAACCACCGCGGCGTGCAACTCAACGACGCCCGGGAAGCCGTCGAGCAGTGGTTGTTCCACTACGACCAGCGCTGCTGGCTGCGTCAGCTGAGCCCGCACGCCAGCCGCGAACAGGAGGACCGGCTGCTGAAGGTGATCGCCAGGATGGATGGCACACCCTTCCCGTCCACCGCCCGGCTGGCCGGGCGGTGGATCCGCGGCCAGGTACCCACGGTCTCGGACTGGACGCGGGGAATCCCGTTCCTGCACAAGAAGGTTCGCGAGTCAGCTGAGCGACGCAAGGCCGCCAAGCGGGAGAGCGGGCTGGAAACCGCCTATTGCGCCGAGACCGTCGCCATCACCTACGAGGAGATGGGGCTGCTGCGTACGGAGAAGAACGAGAACTGGTTCGACCCCGGGCGGTTCTGGAGCGGTGACACGCTGCCGCTGATCGACGGTTACCGGCTGGGCGACGAGATCGAGGTGGTGGCCGGCTGA
- a CDS encoding DUF1942 domain-containing protein, with the protein MRGVVPLAAAAVVISAGCAGPNTNAPASQVASAETSATQPVRQAVLFGATETVTYEGATAQYTVANLRQVPADAQIIPAKGTMYAVDVTIAAQTGTTIYNGFYFVAKAADGTTIAPAVGAVRPGITSGQLPAGQKVDGHVAYDVPQGKSITAVMLRDPHGNLLAVWAQ; encoded by the coding sequence ATGCGCGGTGTGGTCCCCTTGGCGGCAGCAGCAGTAGTCATCAGTGCCGGATGTGCCGGCCCGAACACCAACGCGCCGGCAAGCCAGGTCGCCAGCGCCGAGACGTCGGCGACGCAACCGGTGCGCCAGGCGGTGCTGTTCGGCGCCACCGAGACGGTCACCTACGAGGGCGCCACCGCCCAGTACACCGTCGCGAACCTGCGTCAGGTTCCCGCCGATGCCCAGATCATCCCGGCCAAGGGCACCATGTACGCCGTCGACGTCACCATCGCCGCGCAGACGGGCACCACCATCTACAACGGCTTCTACTTCGTCGCCAAGGCCGCTGACGGTACGACGATCGCCCCGGCGGTCGGGGCGGTCCGGCCGGGTATCACCTCCGGCCAGCTGCCCGCGGGCCAGAAGGTCGACGGACACGTCGCCTACGACGTCCCGCAGGGCAAGTCGATCACCGCCGTCATGCTGCGCGACCCGCACGGCAATCTGCTGGCCGTCTGGGCGCAATAG
- a CDS encoding sensor domain-containing diguanylate cyclase produces the protein MTGAGFPIPDNEQQRLAVLKEYRVLDTLPEQSFNDLTKLASLICGTPMALVTLIDEDRQWFKANLGLAGEETPRSEAFCAHAIMAPDELLVVPDATQDERFATNPSVTGDPHIRFYAGAPMVAPTGEALGTLCVIDRRPHQLTADQKAALRILSREVMVQLELRRSISTLEQTLLDQETYVELLHEYQRDMEKLRVSLESQSVTDVLTGVQNRRSFDLALDDECQRALSRRTSLALLMIDVDRFKHLNDTFGHPAGDETLRAVAQLLQSELRNNDRLFRYGGEEFAVLLPDTTMKGAFVLGERFRRTIARAPWKHGTVTVSIGAAAIGEATGSPFDLVHAADRALYHAKQNGRNRVTTISEVEGTQHSR, from the coding sequence TTGACTGGCGCCGGTTTTCCGATTCCAGACAACGAACAGCAGCGGCTTGCCGTCCTGAAGGAATACCGCGTCCTCGACACCCTGCCCGAGCAGTCGTTCAACGACTTGACGAAGCTGGCTTCGCTGATCTGCGGGACACCGATGGCCCTGGTCACCCTCATCGACGAGGATCGTCAGTGGTTCAAGGCCAACCTCGGGCTCGCCGGCGAGGAAACACCGCGTTCCGAGGCGTTCTGTGCACACGCCATCATGGCCCCCGACGAGCTCTTGGTCGTGCCCGACGCCACCCAGGACGAGCGCTTCGCAACGAACCCCTCGGTGACCGGCGATCCGCACATCCGGTTCTATGCCGGGGCACCTATGGTGGCGCCGACCGGAGAAGCCCTAGGCACCCTCTGCGTGATCGACCGCCGGCCACACCAGCTCACCGCTGACCAGAAGGCAGCCCTGCGGATCCTCTCTCGTGAGGTGATGGTCCAGCTCGAGCTGAGGCGCAGCATCTCCACCTTGGAGCAGACCCTCCTTGATCAGGAGACGTATGTGGAGCTGTTGCACGAGTACCAGCGAGACATGGAGAAGCTTCGGGTCAGCCTCGAGTCTCAATCGGTCACCGACGTCCTCACCGGCGTACAGAATCGGCGCTCGTTCGACCTCGCGCTCGACGACGAGTGCCAGCGGGCACTGTCGCGCCGGACATCGCTGGCGCTGCTGATGATCGACGTCGACCGCTTCAAGCATCTCAACGACACGTTCGGCCATCCGGCCGGAGACGAGACGCTGCGCGCGGTCGCGCAGCTGCTGCAGTCCGAACTTCGCAACAACGACCGCCTGTTCCGGTACGGCGGCGAGGAATTCGCCGTGCTGCTGCCCGACACCACCATGAAGGGCGCCTTCGTCCTCGGCGAGCGGTTCCGGCGCACCATTGCGCGGGCACCGTGGAAACACGGCACGGTCACCGTCAGCATCGGTGCCGCAGCTATAGGCGAGGCCACCGGTTCTCCGTTCGACCTCGTGCACGCTGCTGACCGCGCCCTCTATCACGCGAAGCAGAACGGGCGAAACCGCGTCACCACGATCAGTGAGGTCGAGGGCACCCAGCACTCGCGTTGA
- a CDS encoding type II toxin-antitoxin system VapC family toxin: MILVDTAVWIDHLHARETKLVELLEVDRVGCHPLVIEEIALGSMAQRGVVLDLLENLRQFPTADHAEVMHLVDRRKVWGRGLSAVDAHLLASVAMVDGAQLWTRDRRLKSACADVGIPTFDPR; encoded by the coding sequence GTGATCCTGGTCGACACCGCAGTCTGGATCGACCATCTTCACGCCCGCGAGACCAAACTCGTGGAGCTGCTGGAAGTTGATCGAGTCGGCTGCCACCCGTTGGTCATAGAAGAGATTGCCCTCGGATCTATGGCCCAACGAGGTGTGGTGCTCGACTTGCTGGAGAACTTGCGGCAGTTCCCCACTGCCGACCACGCCGAGGTTATGCATCTCGTCGATCGGCGGAAGGTGTGGGGGCGCGGTCTGAGCGCTGTGGACGCCCACCTGTTGGCATCGGTCGCAATGGTTGACGGTGCTCAGCTCTGGACTCGGGACAGGCGGCTGAAATCGGCCTGCGCAGATGTGGGTATCCCTACCTTCGACCCTCGTTGA
- a CDS encoding type II toxin-antitoxin system VapB family antitoxin: MRTTVTIDDELLAKAAELTGVHENVALLKQGLQTLIRVESARRLAALGGTDPKATAAPRRRGQTR, encoded by the coding sequence GTGAGGACGACGGTCACCATCGATGACGAGCTGCTCGCAAAGGCTGCTGAACTCACTGGTGTGCACGAGAACGTCGCACTACTCAAGCAGGGCTTGCAAACCCTCATCCGTGTGGAGAGTGCTAGGCGCCTTGCCGCGCTAGGCGGAACGGACCCGAAGGCGACGGCCGCTCCGCGGCGGCGCGGCCAGACTCGGTGA
- a CDS encoding VOC family protein, giving the protein MRFVSTRVITADVGRLVGFYEMVTGVAARWGNELFAELPTPAGTLAIGSEKTVPLFGDGSAEPAANRSAIFEFIVDDVDVEWERLRGQLCDVVTEPTTMPWGNRALLFRDPDGNLVNLFTPVTDQARAKFGLWLAH; this is encoded by the coding sequence ATGAGATTCGTTTCCACCCGCGTCATCACGGCCGACGTCGGTCGCCTGGTCGGCTTCTACGAGATGGTCACCGGAGTTGCGGCCCGATGGGGTAACGAGCTCTTCGCCGAGCTCCCCACGCCGGCGGGAACTCTGGCCATCGGGAGCGAGAAGACGGTGCCGTTGTTCGGTGATGGATCAGCCGAGCCGGCAGCCAACCGCAGCGCGATCTTCGAGTTCATCGTCGACGATGTGGACGTCGAGTGGGAGCGACTGCGCGGGCAGCTCTGCGACGTGGTCACCGAGCCGACGACCATGCCCTGGGGTAACCGCGCGCTGCTCTTCCGGGACCCAGACGGCAATCTGGTCAACCTGTTCACCCCGGTGACCGACCAGGCACGGGCCAAGTTCGGGTTGTGGCTAGCCCATTGA
- a CDS encoding zinc ribbon domain-containing protein YjdM yields MPDQLPPCPACAESFTYEQGALLVCPMCGHEWSADEASDTDSAPVGTSDVKDSVGNILADGDTVIVATTVKVKGGGGGVIKAGTKVRGIRLITDGVGDHDIDANVPGFGRMQLKSSVVKKVG; encoded by the coding sequence ATGCCAGATCAGTTGCCGCCCTGTCCGGCGTGTGCCGAGTCGTTCACCTACGAGCAGGGGGCACTGCTGGTGTGCCCGATGTGCGGTCACGAATGGTCGGCTGATGAGGCCTCCGATACCGATTCGGCGCCGGTCGGGACCAGTGATGTCAAGGATTCGGTCGGCAATATCCTCGCCGACGGAGACACCGTGATCGTCGCGACGACCGTGAAGGTCAAGGGCGGCGGTGGCGGGGTCATCAAGGCGGGCACCAAGGTCCGTGGAATCCGGCTCATTACCGATGGCGTCGGCGATCACGACATCGACGCGAATGTCCCCGGCTTCGGTCGCATGCAGCTCAAGTCGAGTGTGGTGAAGAAGGTCGGCTGA
- the ychF gene encoding redox-regulated ATPase YchF — MSLSLGIVGLPNVGKSTLFNALTRNNVLAANYPFATIEPNEGVVPLPDPRLSKLAEIFGSERLLPAPVTFVDIAGIVKGASEGAGLGNKFLANIRECDAICQVVRVFADDDVVHVDGKVDPRSDIEVIETELILADMQTLEKAVPRLEKEARNNKDRKPVHEAAVAAQELLNNGTTLFASGKDWSLLRELNLMTTKPFLYVFNADESVLTDAGRIAELRELVAPADAVFLDAKIEAELQELDDESAAELLESIGQSERGLDALARAGFHTLNLQTYLTAGPKEARAWTIHRGDTAPKAAGVIHTDFEKGFIKAEIVSFDDLVEAGSMAAAKAAGKVRMEGKDYVMADGDVVEFRFNV; from the coding sequence GTGAGCCTGAGCCTGGGAATCGTCGGACTGCCGAACGTCGGGAAATCGACGCTATTCAATGCGCTGACCCGCAACAACGTGCTGGCGGCGAACTACCCGTTCGCCACGATCGAGCCGAATGAGGGCGTGGTTCCGCTGCCCGATCCGCGGCTGTCCAAGCTGGCGGAGATCTTCGGATCGGAGCGGCTCCTGCCCGCGCCGGTGACGTTCGTCGACATCGCCGGCATCGTCAAGGGCGCGTCCGAGGGGGCCGGGCTGGGCAACAAGTTCCTGGCCAACATCCGGGAATGCGACGCGATCTGTCAGGTGGTGCGGGTGTTCGCCGACGACGACGTGGTGCACGTCGACGGCAAGGTGGACCCGCGCTCCGATATCGAGGTCATCGAGACCGAACTGATCCTGGCCGACATGCAGACGCTGGAGAAGGCGGTGCCGCGGCTGGAGAAGGAAGCCCGCAACAACAAGGACCGCAAGCCGGTGCACGAGGCGGCGGTGGCCGCTCAGGAGCTGCTGAACAACGGCACCACGCTGTTCGCCAGCGGCAAGGACTGGTCGCTGCTGCGCGAGCTGAACCTGATGACCACCAAGCCGTTCCTGTACGTGTTCAACGCCGACGAGTCGGTGCTCACCGACGCCGGGCGGATCGCGGAGTTGCGGGAGCTGGTGGCGCCGGCCGACGCGGTGTTCCTGGACGCCAAGATCGAGGCCGAGTTGCAGGAGCTCGACGACGAATCGGCGGCCGAGCTGCTGGAGTCGATCGGGCAGAGCGAACGGGGCCTGGATGCCCTGGCGCGGGCTGGTTTTCACACCCTGAACCTGCAGACCTACCTGACGGCGGGGCCGAAAGAGGCGCGGGCGTGGACGATCCACCGCGGTGACACCGCGCCCAAGGCGGCCGGCGTGATCCACACCGACTTCGAGAAGGGTTTCATCAAGGCCGAGATCGTCTCGTTCGACGACCTGGTCGAGGCGGGCTCCATGGCCGCGGCCAAGGCGGCGGGCAAGGTGCGGATGGAAGGCAAGGACTACGTCATGGCCGACGGCGACGTGGTCGAATTCCGGTTCAACGTGTGA